The DNA window GTCCTCACCGCGCAGCAGGCCGTCCATCCAGCCGGCGGCGAAGGCGTCCCCGGCGCCCACGGCCTCGACCACCTCGATCCTCGGGGTGGGCACGGCGGTGCGCTCCCCCGCCGTGAACTCCACGGCGTCGACGTCGGCGTCCTTCACCACGAGGTGCGGGACGTCCGGGAACAGGGCGCGGACGTCGTCGGCGGTGTCGGTCCCCCACAGCACGGCGGCCTCGTCCCGGCCCACCAGGACGATGTCCGCCTCGCGGGCGGCCGCGAGGATCTCCCGTCCGGCCTCCTCGGTGCTGTCCCAGAGCGCGGGGCGGTGGTTCACATCGAGGCTCACCAGCGCGCCGGCGGCGCGGGCGGCGGCGATCGCGGCGTGCACGAGCTCGCGGCAGCCGGCCGAGAGCGCGAGCGTGATCCCGGAGAGGTGCACGAGGCGCGCCTCGGCGAGGTCCACGCGGTCCAGCTCGCCCGGCCCCATGCGGGAGGCGGCGGAGCCGGCGCGGTAGTAGAGGACGCCGTGGCCGGGGTCCTTGAGGTACAGGCCCGTCGGGGCGCCCGGATCCATCCGGACGTGCCGCACGTCCACGCCGTGGGCGGCGATCTCGCGGCGCACCCGCCGGCCCAGCGCGTCCTCGCCGAGGGCGCTGCACCAGGCGGCGCGGTGCCCGGCGGCGGCGATGTGGCAGGCCACGTTGGACTCGGCGCCGCCCATCGAGAGGCGGAGGTCCTCCGCCTGCTCGAGCGGCTCGGGGCGGGCGGGGGCCACCAGCGCCATCGTCTCGCCGAGGCAGAGCAGGTCCAGGGGCCGGTCGGGGTGCGCGACGGGCATCGATCAACCCGCCACTCG is part of the Brachybacterium ginsengisoli genome and encodes:
- a CDS encoding sugar kinase — protein: MPVAHPDRPLDLLCLGETMALVAPARPEPLEQAEDLRLSMGGAESNVACHIAAAGHRAAWCSALGEDALGRRVRREIAAHGVDVRHVRMDPGAPTGLYLKDPGHGVLYYRAGSAASRMGPGELDRVDLAEARLVHLSGITLALSAGCRELVHAAIAAARAAGALVSLDVNHRPALWDSTEEAGREILAAAREADIVLVGRDEAAVLWGTDTADDVRALFPDVPHLVVKDADVDAVEFTAGERTAVPTPRIEVVEAVGAGDAFAAGWMDGLLRGEDAAGRLARGHARAAHALSSTQDIPSPSTSPTDRAPRAGEARS